A portion of the Candidatus Poribacteria bacterium genome contains these proteins:
- a CDS encoding AAC(3) family N-acetyltransferase: protein PFWKLYELDAHILMLGVPYLRCTFFHVIEQLVQVRYRQWRKVDAWVQEPDGRKRPLPAFSYSPRPGFVGNDFNKFGAMLEGRELVQVGAVGNAVARRFRARDALEVGLAEYRKDSLLFAIAGGSLTQLRDGVLTEELHNEKSVIDPAKIYERKQ, encoded by the coding sequence GTCCCTTCTGGAAACTCTACGAATTGGACGCACACATCTTAATGCTAGGCGTTCCCTATCTCCGCTGTACCTTCTTTCACGTTATCGAGCAGCTTGTACAAGTGCGTTACCGGCAATGGCGGAAGGTCGACGCATGGGTTCAAGAGCCGGATGGGCGAAAACGACCGCTCCCTGCGTTCAGCTACAGCCCCAGGCCGGGGTTTGTGGGCAACGACTTTAACAAGTTTGGAGCCATGCTGGAGGGACGCGAACTCGTTCAGGTCGGCGCGGTCGGTAACGCCGTGGCTCGACGGTTTCGGGCACGAGACGCGCTTGAGGTCGGTCTCGCTGAGTACCGGAAAGATTCGCTCCTGTTTGCTATAGCCGGCGGCAGCTTGACACAACTCCGGGACGGTGTATTGACCGAAGAACTGCATAACGAGAAATCGGTGATTGATCCAGCGAAAATCTATGAAAGGAAGCAATAA
- a CDS encoding AAC(3) family N-acetyltransferase: MVKQEQIAEALQTLGLGAGHIVFVHSSLSSIGYVEGGADAVVDAFLDVLGSTGTLVVPTFTFSHGRKLDP; the protein is encoded by the coding sequence ATAGTGAAACAGGAGCAAATCGCCGAAGCACTACAAACGCTGGGCTTGGGGGCCGGTCATATTGTCTTTGTGCACAGTTCGTTGAGCAGTATCGGCTACGTCGAAGGCGGCGCGGACGCTGTGGTTGACGCGTTCTTGGATGTACTCGGTTCAACGGGTACACTCGTCGTGCCGACCTTTACCTTCTCCCACGGCAGAAAACTCGATCC